A genomic region of Cannabis sativa cultivar Pink pepper isolate KNU-18-1 chromosome 1, ASM2916894v1, whole genome shotgun sequence contains the following coding sequences:
- the LOC133031068 gene encoding exocyst complex component EXO70H1-like, with protein MLLENSKTSSFQSKSAWSSFFSSSSSKTLSPSYSLPTFVSLSPPKQTFSLSMMEENIDNAQTIINKWNLNSSSYTKVTSLFQTNRKEGKEFIKSVKELRRAMNYLLAEYATSTKLVLAQQLMQIAMKRLERELYNILSENRDQLDHESISSNSSLGSSNFGDDDEARAEEELEIVDESTTEMGRVSVQVMSDLKSIADCMIGCGYGKECVKIYKVIRKSMIDEALYRLGIERFRSSYIHKMSFEDCNETIKKWLKAMKIAVKTLFNGERILCDHMFSASDTIRESSFYGVVKEGAVNLFRLPELVAKSKKSQERIFQLIELYEAFSDMWPEIDLIFNSQSTSSIMSQALSSTLKLRDSIHSILSNFESSIQKDSSKTVIPGGGIHPMTISVMDYISSLADHSGALCDVLTNYPRSPSLTKLQESLLESLSSSEQDEASIHLAWLILVLLCKLDCKAELHKDVSLSYLFLANNLQFIVDKVHTSSLKFLLGEDWISKHMRMVHLYASHIESMAWTNVFSSLPDNESSPLSSDMAKETFRRFNVAFEEAYKKQISWIVQDTKMREELKISISNKLVPKYREFYEANLTLLSEESNLELLVKFSPDDLGNYLSDLFHGTSTSEGSHSFSSSPSSLLALQRCLSV; from the coding sequence ATGTTGCTAGAGAACTCAAAAACTAGCTCATTTCAATCAAAAAGTGCATGGTCAAGCTTTTTTAGTTCATCATCTTCCAAAACACTTTCTCCTTCATATTCATTGCCAACTTTTGTCTCTCTTTCCCCTCCTAAACAAACTTTTTCTCTATCAATGATGGAGGAGAATATTGATAATGCACAAACCATCATCAACAAATGGAATTTAAACTCTTCTTCCTATACCAAAGTCACCTCACTCTTCCAAACTAATAGGAAAGAGGGCAAGGAGTTCATCAAGTCTGTGAAGGAGTTGCGCCGTGCCATGAACTATCTTCTAGCTGAATATGCCACCTCTACTAAGCTTGTACTAGCTCAACAGCTAATGCAAATAGCCATGAAAAGGCTTGAGAGAGAGCTTTATAATATATTGTCTGAAAACCGTGATCAACTTGACCATGAATCCATTTCAAGTAATTCTTCATTGGGCTCTAGTAATTTTGGTGATGATGACGAGGCTCGAGCTGAGGAGGAGTTGGAGATTGTGGACGAGTCAACTACAGAGATGGGAAGAGTCTCAGTTCAGGTCATGTCTGATTTGAAGTCCATAGCTGATTGTATGATTGGTTGTGGTTATGGGAAAGAGTGTGTAAAGATATATAAAGTTATTAGAAAGTCAATGATAGATGAGGCATTGTATCGGCTTGGAATTGAACGATTTAGATCTTCTTATATTCATAAAATGAGTTTTGAAGATTGTAATGAAACGATTAAGAAATGGTTGAAAGCTATGAAGATTGCTGTGAAAACACTTTTCAATGGAGAAAGAATTCTTTGTGATCATATGTTTTCAGCATCAGATACAATCAGAGAGTCATCCTTCTATGGGGTGGTCAAAGAAGGAGCAGTCAATTTGTTTAGATTGCCTGAGTTAGTTGCAAAGAGCAAGAAGTCACAAGAAAGAATTTTCCAACTCATTGAATTGTATGAAGCATTCTCTGATATGTGGCCGGAAATAGATTTAATATTCAACTCACAATCAACCTCATCTATTATGTCACAAGCACTTTCATCCACACTCAAACTTAGAGATTCAATCCACTCAATTCTCTCCAATTTCGAATCCTCAATCCAGAAAGATTCATCTAAAACAGTCATCCCTGGGGGAGGGATTCATCCCATGACCATATCAGTAATGGATTACATATCTTCCTTAGCAGATCATAGTGGGGCTCTTTGTGATGTCCTCACTAACTATCCAAGATCACCAAGTTTAACAAAACTGCAAGAATCTTTACTCGAAAGCCTGAGCTCAAGCGAACAAGATGAAGCCTCAATCCACCTAGCTTGGCTAATCTTAGTTCTCTTATGCAAGCTTGATTGCAAAGCTGAGCTTCACAAAGATGTATCATTGTCATATCTCTTTCTTGCCAATAATCTTCAGTTCATTGTAGACAAAGTTCATACAAGCAGCCTAAAATTTCTCCTCGGTGAGGATTGGATTTCAAAACACATGAGGATGGTTCATTTGTACGCTTCACACATTGAATCCATGGCTTGGACAAATGTGTTCTCATCTTTACCTGATAATGAATCCTCACCATTGTCAAGTGACATGGCCAAGGAGACTTTTAGGAGGTTCAATGTAGCTTTTGAAGAAGCATACAAAAAGCAAATTTCATGGATAGTACAAGATACAAAAATGAGAGAGGAGTTGAAAATCTCTATATCAAACAAACTAGTACCAAAGTATCGAGAGTTTTATGAAGCAAACTTAACTTTATTGAGTGAGGAGAGTAATTTGGAGTTGTTGGTAAAGTTTTCTCCTGATGATTTGGGAAACTACTTGTCAGATTTGTTTCATGGCACGTCAACTTCTGAGGGTTCTCACTCATTTTCATCATCACCGTCTTCATTATTGGCTCTACAAAGATGTTTGTCagtttaa